In the bacterium genome, one interval contains:
- a CDS encoding inorganic pyrophosphatase codes for MIKSLYKAHPWHGVSIGEKAPEVLNAYIEMIPTDTVKYEIDKETGHLKIDRPQKYSNYCPALYGFIPRTYCGERIGNFASTKTNRPSIQGDGDPMDICVLTERTVQHGDILVRAVPIGGFRMLDNNKADDKIIAVLYEDNVYGKYRTLSECPANLIDRLKHYFLTYKEFPRDEKRVVEITHIYDVSEAHEVIQASVEDYNSSIAKS; via the coding sequence ATGATAAAATCACTCTATAAAGCTCATCCTTGGCACGGCGTTTCAATTGGGGAGAAAGCCCCCGAAGTGCTTAATGCCTATATTGAAATGATTCCAACTGACACAGTCAAATACGAAATCGACAAAGAAACCGGACATTTAAAAATCGACCGTCCGCAAAAATATTCTAACTATTGTCCAGCACTCTATGGATTTATTCCACGCACATATTGCGGAGAGAGGATTGGCAATTTCGCTTCGACTAAAACTAACCGCCCTAGCATTCAAGGCGACGGTGACCCAATGGATATTTGCGTGCTCACAGAGCGCACCGTGCAACATGGCGATATTTTAGTGCGCGCTGTTCCTATCGGCGGCTTTAGAATGCTTGATAACAACAAGGCAGACGATAAAATCATTGCCGTACTTTACGAAGATAACGTCTACGGCAAGTATCGCACCTTGAGTGAATGTCCAGCGAATTTAATTGACCGGCTCAAGCATTATTTTTTGACTTACAAAGAATTTCCGCGTGATGAAAAACGTGTGGTGGAAATTACGCACATTTATGATGTAAGCGAAGCTCATGAAGTGATTCAGGCTAGCGTTGAGGATTATAATTCGTCGATTGCAAAGTCCTGA
- the ndk gene encoding nucleoside-diphosphate kinase, translated as MATERTLSIIKPDGVKKNVIGKIFTRFEDRGLKIAATKMLTLSKDLAGSFYDIHRERPFFKDLVEFMTSGPVVVSVLEGENAVALNREIMGATNPKEAAPGTIRADFATSIDANTVHGSDSLENARKEIQFFFPEF; from the coding sequence ATGGCTACTGAAAGAACACTCTCAATTATTAAACCAGATGGCGTTAAAAAGAACGTGATCGGTAAGATTTTTACTCGTTTTGAAGATCGCGGTCTGAAAATTGCTGCTACAAAAATGCTGACACTTTCTAAGGACCTGGCGGGATCATTTTATGATATTCACCGCGAGCGTCCATTCTTTAAAGACTTAGTTGAATTTATGACTTCTGGTCCTGTGGTGGTCAGCGTGCTTGAAGGCGAAAATGCTGTCGCGCTTAACCGTGAAATTATGGGTGCAACTAACCCGAAAGAGGCAGCTCCAGGAACAATCCGGGCGGATTTTGCGACCAGTATCGATGCCAATACTGTGCACGGTTCAGATAGTTTGGAAAACGCACGCAAGGAAATCCAATTTTTCTTCCCAGAGTTTTAA
- the rlmN gene encoding 23S rRNA (adenine(2503)-C(2))-methyltransferase RlmN: MNTEKTDITGLSRAKLGEYLSTNFQVPAYRSRQMIQWIHRQRVTDFDAMTDFSKKLREELKEKCLISRPEKAEVLLSKDGSRKYLFKLTDGMQVESVFIKQEKRNTLCISSQVGCAIGCRFCMTGTMGLTRNLTAAEIIGQVLAVQDDVVERGDDPERDSFSNIVFMGMGEPLHNVENVFEAARLLNDNLGHNFSSRKVTISTSGLVPAIDRFGEENIPANLAISLNATTDEVREKLIPINKKWPLETLLGALRRFPLKAGKRITIEYVLLKDVNDTDADLKRLPGLLRDIPSKINLIPYNENTGLGFYPPDRDRIGLWQETLLSKGMNATIRWSKGQDIAAACGQLVTESSRKKKLDIVQ; the protein is encoded by the coding sequence ATGAATACTGAAAAAACTGACATTACTGGTTTGTCGCGGGCTAAGCTCGGTGAGTACTTATCGACAAACTTCCAAGTCCCAGCTTATCGCTCGCGTCAAATGATTCAATGGATTCATCGTCAGCGCGTTACCGACTTTGATGCGATGACGGATTTTTCAAAAAAACTTCGCGAAGAATTAAAGGAAAAGTGCCTGATTTCCCGGCCGGAAAAGGCCGAAGTGCTGCTTTCTAAGGATGGCTCACGCAAATATCTGTTTAAGCTTACCGATGGCATGCAGGTTGAAAGTGTTTTTATCAAGCAAGAAAAGCGTAACACCCTTTGCATTTCTTCACAGGTTGGTTGTGCGATTGGTTGCCGTTTTTGCATGACTGGAACGATGGGTCTGACGCGTAATCTGACTGCTGCAGAAATTATTGGCCAAGTTTTAGCTGTGCAGGATGATGTGGTCGAGCGCGGGGATGACCCGGAAAGGGATTCTTTTTCCAATATCGTTTTTATGGGCATGGGCGAGCCTTTGCATAATGTCGAAAATGTCTTTGAAGCTGCACGACTTTTGAATGATAACCTCGGGCATAATTTCTCATCACGCAAAGTAACAATTTCTACCTCTGGACTTGTGCCAGCAATTGATCGTTTTGGGGAGGAAAATATCCCAGCAAATCTGGCGATTTCTCTCAACGCTACGACTGATGAAGTGCGCGAGAAATTAATTCCGATTAATAAGAAATGGCCACTGGAGACATTGCTCGGCGCGCTCAGGCGTTTTCCGCTTAAGGCGGGCAAGCGTATCACGATTGAATATGTGCTCTTGAAAGATGTCAATGACACTGATGCAGACCTCAAGCGTTTGCCTGGATTGTTGCGTGATATTCCTTCAAAGATTAATTTGATTCCTTATAACGAAAATACAGGTCTGGGTTTTTATCCGCCCGACCGAGACCGCATTGGACTCTGGCAAGAAACGCTACTTTCTAAGGGAATGAACGCGACGATTCGTTGGTCCAAAGGGCAGGATATTGCTGCCGCTTGCGGCCAGCTTGTGACGGAAAGCTCACGGAAGAAGAAACTAGATATAGTTCAGTAA
- a CDS encoding serine protease translates to MLKNRTFRLILAAFFAFCGASAAVADRGAFIINGSNAPEGEYPWMASISYKGTNPFYAHFCGAALIAPQYVVTAGHCVAWARPSDIQVLVGRTTLSNENGTIENVSGISVHPLYDSYLKINDIALVKLENPVAYPAVPLVESGDESLWTAGTISTILGWGTKNPDYPVLPDTLQQALIPIKDDTTCRDSIGRFFNPQKHLCAGILSDPGELNGVDTCNGDSGGPLVVPDGNGSWKIAGITSWGFGCASSFAYGVYTRIAAYSDWVYTFPPPAPYLETDVTLFGDPYVGETLTCDSGAWTGENIQFTYSWFQDDENSEEAKIDGQNQAQLTIVENLLGKFISCRVTASNGGGEVSADSDWSYRVVINDIRAPELSFLSADCKVGSCSLRYRAIDPGYSLGIARVIGRALYQMSKAECRKLGSGCKKINRVAAKYVGSGIYEVKLRPRAIGSYSLKLHATDNAGNLSPEVKTKIKIKKK, encoded by the coding sequence ATGCTAAAAAATAGGACTTTTCGATTAATTCTTGCAGCTTTTTTTGCATTCTGTGGAGCATCCGCAGCGGTTGCTGACCGGGGAGCATTTATCATCAATGGGTCAAATGCTCCGGAGGGTGAGTATCCGTGGATGGCCAGTATCTCTTATAAAGGAACAAATCCATTCTATGCGCACTTTTGCGGGGCCGCACTAATTGCGCCGCAATATGTTGTAACAGCAGGGCACTGTGTCGCGTGGGCTCGGCCAAGCGACATCCAGGTTCTTGTCGGACGCACGACGTTGAGCAATGAAAATGGAACAATCGAGAATGTTTCGGGTATTTCAGTGCATCCATTATATGACAGCTATCTTAAGATTAATGATATTGCCTTAGTCAAGCTTGAAAATCCTGTAGCATATCCGGCAGTGCCCTTGGTCGAAAGTGGCGATGAATCCTTATGGACAGCTGGAACAATTTCAACGATTTTAGGGTGGGGGACAAAAAATCCAGACTATCCAGTTTTGCCAGATACGCTGCAGCAAGCACTAATTCCGATCAAAGATGATACTACCTGTCGTGATAGTATTGGCCGATTTTTCAATCCGCAAAAACATCTTTGCGCTGGAATTTTATCCGATCCAGGCGAATTAAATGGAGTTGATACCTGTAATGGCGACTCCGGAGGCCCATTGGTTGTGCCTGATGGCAATGGATCATGGAAAATAGCAGGTATCACAAGTTGGGGATTTGGTTGTGCAAGTTCATTTGCCTACGGTGTTTATACGCGTATCGCGGCCTACAGCGACTGGGTCTATACATTTCCACCACCAGCTCCATATCTTGAAACTGATGTTACATTATTCGGCGACCCATATGTCGGAGAAACTTTGACGTGTGATTCCGGTGCATGGACTGGCGAAAATATCCAATTTACCTACAGCTGGTTTCAAGATGATGAAAATTCTGAAGAGGCCAAAATTGATGGCCAAAACCAGGCACAATTAACTATCGTCGAAAATCTTCTTGGGAAGTTTATTTCTTGTCGAGTAACAGCAAGTAATGGTGGAGGTGAAGTGTCTGCTGATTCAGATTGGTCTTACCGTGTCGTGATCAATGATATTAGGGCGCCTGAACTATCTTTTCTTTCTGCTGATTGCAAGGTTGGCTCATGTAGTCTGCGCTATCGAGCAATTGATCCGGGCTATTCGCTCGGCATTGCGCGCGTGATTGGACGAGCACTCTATCAAATGAGTAAAGCAGAGTGCAGAAAATTAGGTTCTGGTTGTAAGAAAATTAATCGCGTAGCGGCCAAATATGTTGGGTCGGGTATTTATGAAGTTAAGCTTCGACCACGGGCGATTGGATCGTATAGTTTAAAGCTACATGCAACTGACAACGCTGGTAATCTAAGCCCGGAAGTAAAGACAAAGATTAAGATCAAAAAGAAGTGA